A region of Moorena sp. SIOASIH DNA encodes the following proteins:
- a CDS encoding class I SAM-dependent methyltransferase translates to MTNHNQWNPDDYAKNSSAQLNWAKELIEKLSLMGNETLLDIGCGDGKITAKFASILNNGSVLGIDSSKTMVELARNKFPPVEYPNLEFQLMDATAINLNHSFDVVFSNAVLHWINDHSSVLKGVRNHLKPHGKLLFQMGGKGNARELLLIIDEIITAPDWKEYFIDFNFPYSFYGIEEYQRWLPENGFKAEGVQLIPKDMQHQGKEGLKGWLRTTWFPYTNRLPQELRETFLNTVVDRYIERYPIDSQGLTHVKMVRLEVEAYAI, encoded by the coding sequence ATGACTAATCACAATCAATGGAATCCTGATGATTATGCTAAGAATTCCTCAGCACAGCTCAATTGGGCAAAGGAACTAATTGAAAAGCTATCACTAATGGGGAACGAAACACTCCTGGATATTGGTTGTGGAGACGGAAAGATTACTGCTAAATTTGCCAGTATTCTTAACAACGGTAGTGTTTTAGGAATTGATTCATCCAAGACCATGGTTGAGTTAGCTCGGAATAAATTTCCCCCAGTAGAGTATCCTAATTTAGAGTTTCAACTTATGGATGCTACAGCGATTAACCTCAACCATAGCTTCGATGTTGTCTTTTCCAATGCTGTATTACATTGGATCAATGACCATAGTTCAGTTTTAAAAGGCGTTCGTAATCACCTTAAACCTCACGGAAAATTACTGTTTCAGATGGGAGGTAAAGGTAATGCTAGGGAATTACTACTGATCATAGATGAAATTATCACTGCTCCAGACTGGAAAGAGTATTTTATAGACTTTAACTTTCCTTATTCATTTTATGGCATTGAAGAGTATCAAAGATGGTTACCAGAAAATGGGTTTAAGGCTGAAGGTGTGCAGTTAATTCCTAAAGATATGCAGCATCAAGGCAAGGAGGGATTGAAAGGGTGGTTAAGAACAACCTGGTTTCCCTATACCAATAGACTTCCTCAGGAATTAAGAGAAACATTTTTGAATACTGTTGTGGATAGGTACATCGAGCGTTATCCAATAGATAGTCAAGGATTAACTCATGTCAAAATGGTTCGCTTGGAGGTTGAGGCTTATGCTATCTAG
- a CDS encoding helix-turn-helix transcriptional regulator — MVIHWKLAVVMAERNISNKELAEMIGKHPNSVSRLKRHRRLPRIDEDKLNSLCKALKCQPGDLIVYQEDEQDP; from the coding sequence GTGGTGATTCACTGGAAATTGGCAGTAGTAATGGCTGAGCGCAACATCAGCAATAAAGAGCTAGCTGAGATGATTGGAAAGCATCCTAACTCCGTTTCCAGGCTAAAACGGCATCGTCGTCTACCTAGAATTGACGAAGACAAACTCAACTCCCTGTGCAAAGCACTCAAGTGCCAACCAGGGGACTTGATAGTCTATCAAGAGGATGAACAAGATCCCTAA
- a CDS encoding pentapeptide repeat-containing protein produces the protein MVVFLIYSGLVYLGIASLYWFVVFPINFIEGFLEKSQLNKLFFFVNQVEQKDQILFFIAVVIMAIGLVILIKIYYLNKGLYNLSKTGITVKNTISTEDKQIIQCLNNALEWLSSDQIALRLGAIYALERIAKVSGEDHWKIMEILSTFVRYQSPWKINVEQQKQIDELSSPVQITQNQKLPIDIQGALTVIGRRDSSKELEDEKIDLRHATLIGANLTEANLQEAYLSGSKLQGACLNQANLKGAYVIGANLEGADCNQANLQGAYLIKANLTDACLSDANLEGAFLRSAKLEKAILWNANLQGASLIQANLQEANLEGANLQGTDLRGANLQGAKNLTQKQIELAQIDSETILPDYLIRD, from the coding sequence ATGGTTGTTTTTTTGATTTATAGTGGCTTAGTCTACTTAGGGATTGCTTCGTTATATTGGTTTGTGGTATTTCCCATAAATTTTATTGAGGGGTTTCTTGAAAAATCCCAACTCAATAAACTATTTTTTTTTGTAAATCAAGTAGAGCAAAAAGACCAAATTTTGTTTTTTATAGCTGTTGTAATAATGGCTATTGGACTAGTAATTTTGATTAAAATTTACTACTTAAACAAAGGTTTATATAACCTATCAAAAACTGGTATAACTGTCAAGAATACTATCAGTACAGAAGACAAGCAAATAATTCAATGCTTGAATAATGCCCTGGAGTGGCTGAGTTCTGATCAGATTGCCCTGCGGCTAGGGGCAATTTATGCCCTAGAACGAATTGCTAAGGTTTCTGGCGAAGACCACTGGAAAATTATGGAAATTTTATCGACTTTTGTGCGATATCAGTCCCCTTGGAAGATTAATGTAGAGCAGCAAAAGCAAATAGATGAGTTATCCAGTCCTGTTCAAATTACACAAAACCAAAAACTTCCCATTGATATTCAAGGTGCCCTGACGGTTATTGGCAGGCGCGACAGCTCAAAAGAGCTCGAAGATGAGAAAATTGATTTACGTCACGCCACACTGATCGGGGCAAACCTAACAGAAGCAAACCTGCAAGAAGCATACCTTAGTGGCTCCAAACTACAAGGAGCTTGTCTTAATCAGGCTAATCTAAAAGGAGCATATGTGATCGGAGCCAATCTAGAAGGGGCAGACTGTAATCAAGCTAACCTCCAAGGAGCATACTTGATAAAAGCTAACTTGACAGACGCTTGCTTATCTGATGCTAACCTAGAAGGGGCATTTCTCAGGAGCGCTAAGCTAGAAAAGGCAATCCTCTGGAATGCTAATTTACAGGGGGCATCGTTGATTCAAGCTAACTTGCAAGAGGCAAATTTAGAGGGAGCTAATCTCCAGGGTACAGATTTAAGAGGGGCTAACCTCCAAGGAGCTAAAAATCTGACCCAAAAGCAGATTGAATTGGCACAGATAGATAGCGAAACTATTTTACCAGACTACCTGATTAGGGATTAA
- the tnpA gene encoding IS200/IS605 family transposase, which translates to MAKLSSKDYEYRRTEGSVSSINYHFVFVPKRRKPVLVEHVARRLLEIIFDLVSEHGWKLIALEIMPDHVHMFLNAPTHESPAEIARWVKGRASHHLRKEFPNLKKLPSLWTPTYFVASTGQVSTEVVKKYIENQKGK; encoded by the coding sequence ATGGCAAAATTATCTAGTAAAGATTATGAGTACCGCCGTACAGAGGGGTCGGTGTCTTCAATAAATTATCACTTTGTTTTTGTCCCAAAGCGTCGAAAGCCTGTATTAGTAGAACACGTGGCTCGACGACTTCTTGAAATAATCTTTGATCTGGTTTCCGAACATGGATGGAAATTGATTGCGCTAGAAATAATGCCAGACCACGTCCACATGTTCTTGAACGCACCAACTCATGAATCTCCTGCTGAAATAGCTCGATGGGTAAAAGGTCGAGCTTCACATCACTTGCGGAAAGAATTTCCTAATCTTAAAAAATTACCCTCACTATGGACCCCGACCTATTTTGTGGCGTCAACAGGTCAAGTTAGCACAGAAGTGGTCAAAAAGTATATAGAGAATCAAAAAGGGAAATAG
- a CDS encoding transposase: MYKTIPVKAVFSEEERAFWEFQCQQANSLFNCAIYYAKQKHYNWLKEQEAYTTYWSGDDLRVGWKTYKCTTKYPELDIALKMSPHYKGMAAQSAQQTLKTVGEAITSFNKLVGLYYQGKVDRPRFPRYRKSGGFAAVTFPRQALKYREGLFDPSVSKESKPELLTQITLSPPDFIDPDWVKEVTVRPCYGQLWIDWVIDDRKQPITDNPKLDYFQAIGIDHGGDNWLTCVSTLGKSFIIDGRKLKSMNQGYCRLVAKYKSGKPEKYWDSHLDKIQLKRNNQMRDAINKTARFLVNRCLNNGIGNLVFGWNEGQKNCSSMGKKGNQNFVPIPTKRLIERLKQLCPEYGIKLIITEESYTSKASFLDGDSLPKYGEKPSGWIPSGKRVRRGLYKTASGKLINADSNGAANILRKVSTQSFDLTKVVRGALTLPHRYNLFTDLSKLYRYKGEAVRVYPTA, from the coding sequence TTGTACAAGACAATACCAGTCAAGGCTGTATTTTCAGAAGAAGAAAGAGCATTTTGGGAATTTCAGTGTCAGCAAGCCAATAGTCTGTTTAATTGTGCAATCTACTATGCTAAACAAAAGCATTACAATTGGCTAAAGGAACAAGAGGCTTACACCACTTACTGGAGTGGTGATGACTTAAGAGTTGGTTGGAAAACTTATAAGTGTACTACCAAATATCCAGAGCTTGATATTGCCTTAAAGATGTCACCTCATTACAAAGGGATGGCGGCTCAATCTGCTCAGCAAACCCTTAAAACTGTTGGGGAAGCGATCACTAGTTTTAATAAATTAGTTGGGTTGTACTATCAGGGGAAAGTAGATAGACCTAGGTTTCCTCGTTATAGGAAGTCTGGAGGGTTTGCTGCGGTAACTTTCCCTCGGCAAGCTCTCAAGTATAGAGAAGGGTTGTTTGATCCTTCTGTCAGCAAAGAAAGCAAGCCTGAATTACTAACTCAAATAACACTTTCACCACCAGATTTTATTGACCCTGATTGGGTGAAAGAGGTCACTGTCCGCCCTTGCTACGGACAGTTGTGGATAGATTGGGTTATTGATGACAGAAAGCAGCCGATAACTGATAACCCAAAACTAGACTATTTTCAGGCCATTGGGATAGACCACGGTGGTGATAACTGGTTGACCTGCGTTTCAACGTTGGGAAAAAGCTTTATTATCGACGGTCGAAAGCTCAAATCAATGAATCAGGGGTACTGTCGCCTTGTAGCTAAATACAAATCTGGGAAACCGGAAAAGTATTGGGATTCCCATCTAGACAAAATCCAACTTAAGCGGAACAATCAGATGCGGGATGCCATAAACAAGACGGCTCGGTTTCTTGTAAATCGTTGCTTGAACAATGGGATAGGAAATCTGGTATTTGGCTGGAACGAAGGACAAAAAAATTGTTCCAGTATGGGGAAGAAAGGAAATCAAAATTTTGTACCTATTCCCACTAAGCGGCTAATTGAAAGATTAAAACAACTTTGTCCTGAATATGGGATAAAGCTAATTATCACTGAGGAATCTTACACTAGCAAAGCGTCTTTCTTGGACGGTGATTCATTACCAAAATATGGTGAAAAACCCAGCGGATGGATCCCTTCTGGCAAAAGAGTCAGACGTGGCTTGTACAAAACTGCCTCTGGAAAGTTGATCAACGCCGATTCTAACGGCGCTGCCAACATTCTCAGAAAAGTATCCACACAGTCATTCGACCTGACTAAGGTGGTTAGGGGAGCTTTGACACTCCCACATCGATATAATTTGTTCACTGATCTGTCTAAATTATATCGATATAAGGGTGAAGCGGTACGGGTTTACCCTACCGCGTAA
- a CDS encoding ABC transporter permease, whose product MKGISVTFWGIYSVWHRHAKVYQKTWLVNSLLPISEPIIYLIAFGYGLTPLVGDVYYHGQTTSYLNFIAPGMIGIGVLFQSFSEGAYGSYLRLSFQKTWHALLTAPLSFMEVFIGDWLWATTKGALAGTITGLVAVIWGLYSGWQLLVSLPVIILGSMLFAAIGLFTAGTVRTIDQINVPIFLFMIPMFTLCGTYFPRDTLPTGLGYVAAVLPLSSIVDLLRWPLGLPEFWFLELIWLLVWTAVFYILAWRQIYPLLFR is encoded by the coding sequence ATGAAAGGAATTTCTGTAACATTTTGGGGCATTTACTCTGTCTGGCATCGTCATGCCAAAGTGTATCAAAAAACTTGGCTAGTCAATAGTTTACTTCCAATTTCTGAACCTATAATCTATCTGATTGCCTTTGGCTATGGTTTAACTCCCCTAGTGGGAGATGTTTATTACCATGGTCAAACCACCTCTTATTTGAACTTTATAGCTCCTGGAATGATAGGAATTGGGGTTCTGTTTCAGTCTTTTTCTGAAGGAGCATATGGGAGTTATTTGCGCTTGAGTTTTCAAAAAACTTGGCATGCACTGCTGACAGCACCCTTGAGTTTCATGGAAGTATTTATTGGAGATTGGCTATGGGCAACTACAAAGGGAGCTCTAGCTGGTACCATCACAGGTTTAGTAGCAGTTATCTGGGGACTTTACTCTGGCTGGCAATTGCTGGTATCTTTGCCTGTAATTATTTTAGGGAGTATGCTGTTTGCTGCTATTGGGCTATTTACAGCTGGAACGGTGCGTACTATTGATCAGATTAATGTGCCGATTTTCTTGTTCATGATACCAATGTTTACTCTCTGTGGTACTTATTTTCCTAGGGATACATTACCCACTGGACTGGGTTATGTCGCTGCTGTTTTACCCCTATCATCTATCGTTGATTTGTTACGTTGGCCGTTAGGGTTACCAGAGTTCTGGTTTTTAGAATTAATCTGGTTGTTGGTATGGACTGCTGTGTTTTATATCCTAGCTTGGCGTCAGATTTATCCTCTTTTATTCCGTTAA
- a CDS encoding ATP-binding cassette domain-containing protein — translation MRHYPANLQPTNLQPTNLQPTNLQPTNLQPTNLQPTNLQPTNLQPTNLQPANLQPTNLQPANLQPANLQPANLQPTNLQPANLGLWPRFANNLQPANLGLWATLGRRPRQRRTRTKLSNPCVVLAMYLTTSEIDTERVALTAYDLWKSYGNRTVVSGVSFTLNPGEILGLLGPNGAGKTTTVGMLYGAVVPSRGFVQLGQYQVHSQGRQVRFSMGIVTQEDNLDPDFTVFENLVIFAHHYRITGKSARKRAGELLGLVGLQDYAQRRIDELSGGLKRRLVLARALINHPQVVFLDEPTTGLDPDARQDFWKLVIHLKNQGCGVLLTTHYMDEAQRLCDRLILLQQGKVIDEGTPNDLIERTVGKELVEIDGISEDILQQLATQYGTWYRTFGSNYLMALPMDNSQPLWKELNTIPSVSLSRRRTNLEDVFLRLTGTSLD, via the coding sequence GTGAGGCATTACCCAGCTAACCTTCAACCGACTAACCTTCAACCGACTAACCTTCAACCGACTAACCTTCAACCGACTAACCTTCAACCGACTAACCTTCAACCGACTAACCTTCAACCCACTAACCTTCAACCGACTAACCTTCAACCAGCTAACCTTCAACCCACTAACCTTCAACCAGCTAACCTTCAACCAGCTAACCTTCAACCAGCTAACCTTCAACCGACTAACCTTCAACCAGCTAACCTTGGCCTTTGGCCACGCTTCGCGAACAACCTTCAACCAGCTAACCTTGGCCTATGGGCCACGCTTGGCCGTAGGCCACGCCAAAGGCGAACGCGAACAAAATTGAGCAACCCATGTGTTGTCTTAGCTATGTATCTTACAACATCTGAAATCGATACGGAACGAGTAGCACTGACGGCTTACGATTTGTGGAAATCTTATGGCAATCGCACTGTCGTTAGTGGAGTTAGTTTTACCCTGAATCCTGGGGAAATTTTGGGTTTACTTGGACCGAATGGTGCGGGTAAAACCACTACGGTGGGAATGCTCTACGGCGCAGTTGTTCCTAGTCGTGGCTTTGTGCAGTTGGGTCAATATCAGGTACATTCTCAAGGGCGACAGGTTCGTTTTTCGATGGGGATTGTTACTCAAGAGGATAATCTTGACCCGGACTTCACCGTATTTGAAAATTTGGTTATCTTTGCCCACCACTACCGGATTACCGGTAAGTCAGCTCGGAAACGGGCAGGGGAGTTACTGGGGCTGGTGGGGCTACAGGATTATGCTCAGCGGCGGATTGATGAGCTGTCTGGTGGATTGAAGCGGCGTTTGGTATTGGCACGAGCCTTGATTAATCATCCCCAAGTCGTGTTTTTAGATGAACCTACCACAGGACTTGACCCGGATGCACGGCAGGATTTTTGGAAGCTGGTGATTCACCTGAAAAATCAAGGGTGTGGGGTGTTGTTGACTACTCACTATATGGATGAAGCACAACGATTATGTGATCGCTTAATCTTACTTCAGCAGGGTAAGGTGATTGACGAAGGTACCCCCAATGACCTGATTGAGCGCACTGTTGGTAAAGAGCTAGTGGAGATTGACGGTATCTCGGAAGATATCCTGCAACAATTAGCGACTCAGTACGGAACTTGGTATCGCACCTTTGGCAGTAACTACCTGATGGCATTACCTATGGACAATTCCCAACCTCTCTGGAAAGAGCTAAATACGATTCCATCTGTTAGTCTAAGCCGCCGCCGCACCAACTTGGAAGATGTATTTTTACGACTGACCGGAACATCATTGGATTGA